One Manihot esculenta cultivar AM560-2 chromosome 18, M.esculenta_v8, whole genome shotgun sequence genomic window carries:
- the LOC110606768 gene encoding protein SENSITIVE TO PROTON RHIZOTOXICITY 1, whose translation MDHKDRLCQETWANSSSSGNELPKNISTQKPSYANFNFNAQQHQQKWEDTSIFGVRTNSTFQEFNPQSETQSLLPSNNNDHIKIPDRESSRINETLQTNKVPDWDPKAMLNNLSFLEQKIHQLQDLAHLIIGRRSQVLGRPDELLTQQQQLITADLTSIIVQLISTAGSLLPSVKHTLSVAMPPAGQLGGVLFPSGAGMNSSLQPQYSSASKVSDQSNQMDIAVNCGTEQNYSIEEHEMRDEEDAEEGENLPPGSYEILQLEKEEILAPHTHFCTICGKGFKRDANLRMHMRGHGDEYKTPAALAKPNKEASSEPVLIKRYSCPFAGCKRNKDHKKFQPLKTILCVKNHYKRTHCDKSYTCSRCNTKKFSVIADLKTHEKHCGKDKWLCSCGTTFSRKDKLFGHIALFQGHTPAIPPDETKATPGPSDKGDENEVANSVGSMNYSFGSGGANGSGAQDIMDVKGGVDDPASYFSPLNFDTCNFGGFHEFPRPPFDDSESSFSFLISGLCNYSQKTGGESSSNNIH comes from the coding sequence ATGGATCATAAAGACAGGCTTTGTCAAGAAACATGGGCAAACTCTTCATCTTCTGGTAATGAATTACCCAAAAACATTTCCACCCAGAAACCATCGTATGCCAATTTCAATTTCAACGCTCAGCAACATCAGCAGAAGTGGGAAGATACCTCTATCTTTGGTGTTAGGACTAATTCAACTTTCCAAGAATTCAATCCACAGTCTGAAACCCAATCTTTGCTTCCTTCCAACAACAATGATCATATCAAAATACCAGATCGAGAAAGTAGTCGCATTAATGAGACTCTTCAAACCAACAAAGTCCCAGATTGGGATCCAAAGGCCATGCTCAACAATCTGTCTTTTCTTGAACAAAAGATTCATCAATTACAAGATTTGGCGCATTTGATCATTGGCCGGAGGAGTCAGGTTTTGGGGCGGCCAGACGAACTGCTAACTCAGCAGCAGCAGCTTATAACTGCTGATCTCACTTCAATTATTGTTCAATTGATCTCTACTGCAGGTAGTCTCCTTCCATCTGTGAAGCATACGCTTTCTGTAGCCATGCCTCCTGCTGGACAGCTTGGGGGGGTTCTGTTTCCCTCTGGAGCTGGCATGAATAGTAGTTTACAGCCACAATATAGTAGTGCAAGTAAAGTTTCTGATCAGTCCAATCAGATGGATATTGCAGTAAACTGTGGGACTGAGCAGAACTACTCCATTGAAGAACATGAAATGAGAGATGAAGAAGATGCTGAGGAAGGAGAGAACCTTCCACCTGGTTCCTATGAGATCTTGCAACTCGAAAAAGAAGAAATCCTCGCCCCACATACTCATTTCTGTACAATATGTGGGAAAGGGTTCAAGAGAGATGCGAATCTACGGATGCATATGAGAGGTCATGGTGATGAGTACAAAACTCCTGCTGCACTTGCAAAACCCAACAAGGAAGCCAGTTCTGAACCAGTGCTCATTAAGAGGTATTCCTGCCCTTTCGCCGGTTGCAAGCGGAACAAGGATCACAAAAAGTTTCAGCCTTTGAAGACTATTTTGTGCGTCAAAAACCATTACAAGAGAACTCACTGTGACAAGAGCTACACTTGCAGCAGATGCAACACCAAGAAATTCTCAGTTATTGCAGACCTCAAAACTCATGAAAAGCATTGTGGCAAGGATAAATGGCTTTGTTCATGCGGTACGACATTTTCAAGGAAAGACAAGCTTTTTGGTCACATTGCTCTCTTCCAAGGTCATACTCCGGCTATTCCTCCTGACGAAACAAAAGCAACACCCGGGCCATCTGATAAAGGAGACGAAAATGAAGTGGCAAACAGTGTTGGAAGTATGAATTATAGCTTTGGCTCAGGTGGTGCTAATGGAAGTGGAGCTCAAGATATTATGGATGTTAAGGGGGGTGTTGATGATCCTGCTAGTTATTTCTCACCATTGAACTTTGATACTTGTAATTTTGGTGGGTTTCACGAGTTCCCTCGACCTCCATTTGATGATTCAGAAAGTTCATTCTCTTTTCTGATTTCTGGTCTATGTAATTACAGTCAGAAAACTGGAGGGGAGTCGAGTTCTAATAATATACACTGA